The following proteins are encoded in a genomic region of Thermoflexus hugenholtzii JAD2:
- a CDS encoding carbohydrate ABC transporter permease, translating to MGQRDRALGRRLLLPLLGLLVLVQGYPIVFAAYISFHDYRLTALDQVRWVGLAQYQGLADNPSYWTAMTNTLIFVGGAVTLELLLGLALALLLHRPVPGQNAFRAIVLMPMFITPIAVGLMFRFLLNSQLGIIPLAMRTIGVEIDWFGPDLALFSLILIDVWQWTPLMTLFLLAGLEALPTEPFEAARVDGASGFQILRHLTLPLLRPVILAAVLIRMLDAFRVFEYVYAITRGGPGERTETILFHIYRVGFLYFRLGEAAAMAFTLAAVILILVVVLFYILRRQEAWA from the coding sequence ATGGGTCAACGGGATCGCGCCCTGGGGCGCCGGTTGCTGCTGCCCCTCCTGGGGCTCCTGGTCCTGGTCCAGGGCTACCCGATCGTCTTCGCCGCTTACATCTCCTTCCACGATTACCGTCTGACCGCCCTGGACCAGGTGCGCTGGGTGGGGCTGGCCCAGTATCAGGGGCTGGCGGACAACCCCTCCTATTGGACCGCGATGACGAACACCTTGATCTTCGTCGGCGGGGCGGTGACCCTGGAGCTCCTGCTGGGCCTAGCCCTGGCCCTCCTGTTGCACCGGCCGGTCCCCGGGCAGAACGCCTTCCGGGCCATCGTATTGATGCCCATGTTCATCACCCCGATCGCAGTAGGGTTGATGTTCCGTTTCCTCCTCAACTCCCAGCTGGGCATCATCCCGCTGGCCATGCGCACCATCGGCGTGGAGATCGACTGGTTCGGCCCGGACCTGGCTTTGTTCTCCCTGATCCTCATCGATGTGTGGCAGTGGACGCCGCTGATGACGCTGTTCCTGCTGGCGGGGCTGGAGGCGCTCCCTACGGAGCCCTTCGAGGCGGCCCGGGTGGACGGCGCCTCCGGCTTTCAGATCTTGCGCCATCTCACCCTCCCCCTGTTGCGGCCGGTGATCCTGGCCGCGGTGCTGATCCGGATGTTGGATGCTTTCCGGGTCTTCGAATACGTTTACGCTATCACCCGTGGCGGTCCAGGGGAACGCACGGAGACCATCCTGTTTCATATCTACCGGGTGGGCTTTCTCTATTTCCGTCTGGGCGAGGCGGCGGCCATGGCCTTTACTCTGGCCGCCGTGATCCTGATCCTGGTGGTGGTCCTCTTCTACATCCTTCGCCGCCAGGAGGCCTGGGCATGA
- a CDS encoding carbohydrate ABC transporter permease, which yields MALPARRALTRRHLGIGLRLSLLGLSAFLVLFPFLWVLAASLKPPVELNRPSLWGFAPTAANWAEVWLGSPFPRYFLNSIVVGVLTVGISLLVGAPAAYAFSRFRTGGTWLRFLILAAQMLPPALFIIPFFLMAYYTGLLDTVWAVAAAHLTFIAPLVTWFLIGFFEDVPRDLEEQAMVDGCTRWQAFLRVVLPAARPGLGAAGLFAFIMSWNEMFYALMLAGGHSKTLPVAIAGYWTFRGVELGKMSVAILSAALPVLVASFFVQRFLIRGLGGGAIKG from the coding sequence ATGGCGCTCCCTGCCCGACGGGCTCTGACCCGCCGGCACCTGGGGATCGGGCTCCGCCTGAGCCTCCTGGGGCTCAGCGCCTTCTTGGTCCTTTTTCCCTTCCTCTGGGTGCTGGCGGCCTCCCTGAAGCCGCCTGTGGAGCTGAACCGACCCTCATTGTGGGGCTTCGCGCCTACAGCCGCCAATTGGGCAGAGGTCTGGCTCGGCTCTCCCTTCCCCCGCTATTTCCTGAACAGCATCGTGGTGGGCGTCCTCACGGTGGGGATCTCCCTGCTGGTGGGAGCTCCCGCCGCCTACGCGTTCTCCCGCTTCCGCACCGGAGGGACGTGGTTGCGCTTTCTCATCCTGGCCGCCCAGATGCTGCCGCCGGCCCTTTTCATCATCCCCTTCTTCCTGATGGCCTATTACACCGGCTTGCTGGACACCGTGTGGGCGGTGGCGGCGGCCCACCTCACCTTCATCGCCCCTCTGGTCACGTGGTTTCTCATCGGCTTCTTCGAGGACGTGCCCCGGGACCTGGAGGAGCAGGCGATGGTGGACGGATGCACCCGCTGGCAGGCGTTCCTGCGGGTGGTGCTGCCGGCCGCCCGCCCGGGCCTGGGGGCCGCTGGGCTCTTCGCTTTCATCATGTCCTGGAACGAGATGTTCTACGCGCTGATGCTGGCCGGGGGCCATTCGAAAACCCTCCCGGTGGCCATCGCCGGCTACTGGACCTTCCGGGGGGTGGAGCTCGGGAAGATGTCTGTGGCCATCCTCTCCGCCGCCCTGCCGGTGCTGGTGGCTTCGTTTTTCGTGCAACGTTTCCTGATCCGCGGGCTGGGAGGTGGCGCCATCAAAGGTTAA
- a CDS encoding ABC transporter ATP-binding protein: MARVVVEGLTKRFGRVVAVQDFNLEVAEGELVSLLGPSGCGKTTVLRCIAGFERPDAGRILVDDRVLNDVPPERRGIGMVFQTYALFPHMTVAENIAFSLMIRGRPREEQERVVKEMVALVHLEGMEDRYPHQLSGGQRQRVALARALAMRPKVLLLDEPLSALDAKIREELRGEIRRIQKALGITTLYVTHDQEEALALSDRVVVMNMGRIEQIGTPFEIYNAPRTPFVATFVGTMNLLQGRMESDGVFRWKERTLRIRPDAVVRAGQVAYLALRPERLKVSPTPEGAPPDHNVLPGRVEWVTFLGPIGRLSVRSDGETLLVDMPSDEALRFPVGSSVWVHFHPETAQVVPQERS; encoded by the coding sequence ATGGCGCGGGTGGTGGTGGAGGGCCTGACCAAACGGTTCGGCCGGGTGGTGGCGGTGCAGGACTTCAACCTGGAAGTAGCGGAAGGCGAGTTGGTCTCCCTGCTCGGCCCTTCCGGATGTGGCAAGACGACGGTCTTGCGCTGCATCGCCGGCTTTGAGCGCCCCGACGCCGGCCGCATCCTCGTGGACGACCGGGTGCTGAACGATGTGCCTCCCGAGCGCCGGGGGATCGGGATGGTGTTCCAGACCTACGCCCTCTTCCCCCATATGACCGTGGCCGAGAACATCGCCTTCTCCCTGATGATCCGCGGCCGGCCCCGGGAGGAGCAGGAGCGGGTGGTGAAAGAGATGGTCGCCCTGGTCCATCTGGAGGGCATGGAGGATCGCTATCCGCACCAGCTCTCGGGAGGCCAGCGCCAGCGGGTGGCCCTGGCCCGCGCCCTGGCCATGCGCCCTAAGGTCCTCCTGCTGGACGAGCCCCTCTCCGCCCTGGACGCCAAGATCCGGGAGGAGCTGCGCGGGGAGATCCGTCGGATCCAGAAGGCCCTGGGGATCACCACCCTCTACGTGACGCATGATCAGGAGGAAGCGCTGGCCCTCTCGGATCGGGTGGTGGTGATGAACATGGGGCGCATCGAGCAGATCGGCACACCCTTCGAGATCTACAACGCCCCGCGCACGCCCTTCGTGGCCACGTTCGTGGGGACGATGAACCTTCTCCAAGGGCGGATGGAGTCGGACGGCGTTTTCCGATGGAAGGAACGGACTCTCCGGATCCGTCCGGACGCCGTCGTCCGGGCGGGGCAGGTGGCGTATCTCGCCCTCCGGCCGGAGCGTCTGAAGGTGAGCCCCACGCCGGAAGGAGCCCCTCCGGACCACAACGTCCTGCCCGGACGGGTGGAGTGGGTGACTTTCCTGGGGCCAATCGGGCGCCTCTCGGTGCGCAGCGACGGCGAGACGTTGCTGGTCGATATGCCATCGGATGAGGCGTTGCGCTTTCCAGTGGGTTCTTCGGTGTGGGTTCATTTCCATCCGGAGACCGCGCAGGTGGTGCCGCAGGAGCGCTCCTGA
- a CDS encoding sugar phosphate isomerase/epimerase family protein codes for MLTFGLKGPDPGIPFEEWSAILREAGFSWMEIRAPEVPDPDWEERLRAWRERDGWSYSVHARFFGVNLSSPNPRVRRAAVEVALEDLAFAARIGARRLNLHAGDVNWYDVPPPGHPAHARMMEALNRLREQHQAAATRSIAEIAQAARPQGVEVVVENLYKPWELLCSPEEVAIFLGRLEGPVGFTLDIGHAALAGRPPVAFLRALDGWVRHLHLHWNDGAFDTHEFPELSIPGVAEVLQAVKERCPHATLLIEITPGSEDELERFRSWPAQVRKLLKAHVV; via the coding sequence ATGCTGACCTTTGGTTTGAAAGGCCCAGATCCCGGGATCCCCTTCGAGGAGTGGTCGGCGATCCTGAGGGAGGCGGGGTTCTCCTGGATGGAGATCCGTGCCCCGGAGGTCCCGGATCCGGATTGGGAGGAACGGCTGCGCGCATGGCGGGAGCGGGACGGCTGGTCCTACTCGGTCCACGCGCGGTTCTTCGGCGTCAATCTGTCCAGCCCGAACCCGCGGGTGCGGCGGGCGGCGGTGGAGGTGGCCCTGGAGGATCTGGCCTTCGCCGCACGGATCGGGGCGCGGCGGCTGAACCTGCATGCGGGGGATGTGAACTGGTATGATGTGCCCCCTCCGGGTCATCCGGCGCACGCTCGTATGATGGAGGCGCTGAATCGTTTGCGGGAGCAACATCAGGCGGCGGCGACCCGCTCCATTGCCGAGATCGCCCAGGCTGCCCGTCCTCAGGGCGTGGAGGTGGTGGTGGAGAACCTATATAAGCCGTGGGAGCTGCTATGTAGCCCGGAGGAGGTTGCCATCTTCCTGGGCCGTCTGGAAGGACCGGTGGGTTTCACGCTGGACATAGGGCACGCAGCCTTGGCTGGCCGGCCTCCTGTGGCCTTTCTGCGCGCCCTGGATGGATGGGTTCGACACCTCCATTTGCACTGGAACGACGGCGCCTTCGACACCCATGAGTTTCCGGAGCTCTCCATCCCGGGTGTGGCGGAGGTGTTGCAAGCAGTAAAGGAACGCTGTCCGCATGCCACCTTGCTGATCGAGATCACGCCAGGCTCGGAGGATGAGCTGGAGCGCTTCCGGAGCTGGCCCGCTCAGGTCCGGAAGCTGCTGAAAGCGCACGTCGTTTGA
- a CDS encoding BtpA/SgcQ family protein translates to MSWLREVFGVSKPVVGMVHLPALPGSPLYDAARGMEGILERARQDLHALQAGGVDAVMFCNENDRPYTLRADPATVAAMAAVVGQLRAEIRVPFGIDILWDPIAALAVAHATGAQFVREVFTGVYASDMGLWSPSAGEALRYRRAIGAEGVRVLFNINAEFAAPMGSRPLAEAARSVAFSSLPDGICVSGPMTSMPVRAEDLRAVKEVVGSLPVFINTGARHDNIVDLLPHADGVIVGSSLKVDGITWNPVDPERVRSFMAIVRRLRGE, encoded by the coding sequence ATGTCCTGGCTGCGGGAGGTCTTCGGGGTTTCTAAGCCGGTGGTCGGGATGGTGCATCTGCCGGCCCTCCCCGGCTCTCCCCTCTACGACGCGGCGCGGGGGATGGAGGGCATCCTGGAGCGGGCGCGGCAGGATCTTCACGCCCTCCAGGCCGGGGGGGTCGACGCGGTGATGTTCTGCAACGAGAACGATCGGCCTTATACCTTGCGAGCGGACCCGGCGACGGTAGCGGCGATGGCCGCGGTGGTAGGGCAGCTGCGGGCCGAGATTCGGGTCCCCTTCGGGATTGACATCCTTTGGGATCCCATCGCCGCCTTAGCCGTGGCCCATGCCACCGGCGCCCAGTTCGTCCGAGAGGTCTTCACGGGCGTTTACGCCAGCGATATGGGGCTCTGGAGTCCCTCCGCCGGGGAGGCCCTGCGATACCGGCGCGCCATCGGAGCGGAGGGAGTACGGGTTCTCTTTAACATCAACGCGGAGTTCGCCGCCCCGATGGGGAGCCGGCCCCTGGCGGAGGCGGCCCGCTCCGTAGCCTTCTCCAGCCTGCCCGACGGGATCTGCGTCTCCGGCCCGATGACCAGCATGCCGGTCCGAGCGGAGGACCTGCGGGCGGTAAAGGAGGTAGTAGGTTCCCTGCCGGTGTTCATCAACACGGGCGCCCGGCACGACAACATCGTCGACCTGCTGCCGCATGCCGACGGCGTGATCGTGGGCTCCAGCTTGAAAGTGGATGGCATCACCTGGAACCCGGTGGATCCGGAGCGGGTGCGGTCGTTTATGGCCATCGTGCGCCGGCTCCGAGGGGAGTAG
- a CDS encoding CysS/YqeB C-terminal domain-containing protein has protein sequence MRPGPPSVSASGSEGRARPGKIVLFGSGEIAPSGRRGHAVAMADFEPPVKVAVLETPAGFELNSARVAGRVADFIRERLGEFRPRVLVLPARKRGTPFSPDDPHLVAPLLEADYIFMGPGSPTYAIRQLQGSVAWRYLVARHRQGAALGLASAAAIAVSAWALPVYEIYKAGHDPHWVRGLDLFGDFGLQLAIVSHWNNREGGEEVDTRRCFMGRERFEAMRRFLPPEVVILGIDEHTMAVFDFQKGSVEVLGLGQVTILRGREVREVGAGDAFPIEWLGEVRLPPPIEVVPPPGAPGFPRPVLPPEVAALIREREAARRRRDWATADALRERLRAMGYEVQDTREGPRWRPLDDPTAPWQPLEETPSHASG, from the coding sequence ATGAGGCCCGGTCCTCCGTCTGTTTCCGCTTCTGGATCGGAAGGCCGCGCGCGGCCGGGGAAGATCGTGCTGTTCGGGTCGGGGGAAATTGCTCCCAGTGGTCGTCGGGGCCACGCGGTCGCCATGGCGGATTTCGAGCCGCCGGTGAAGGTGGCGGTGCTGGAGACGCCGGCGGGCTTCGAGCTGAACTCCGCGCGGGTGGCCGGACGGGTAGCGGATTTCATCCGGGAGCGTCTCGGAGAGTTCCGTCCCCGTGTCCTGGTCCTCCCGGCTCGCAAGCGGGGGACCCCCTTCAGTCCGGATGATCCGCATCTGGTCGCCCCGCTGCTGGAGGCGGATTACATCTTTATGGGTCCGGGGAGCCCCACGTATGCGATCCGGCAGCTGCAGGGAAGCGTCGCCTGGCGGTATCTCGTGGCCCGCCATCGACAGGGGGCGGCCCTCGGCCTGGCCAGTGCGGCGGCCATCGCGGTCAGCGCATGGGCCCTGCCGGTCTATGAGATCTACAAGGCCGGCCACGATCCGCACTGGGTGCGGGGGCTGGACCTGTTCGGGGATTTCGGGTTGCAGCTGGCCATCGTCTCCCATTGGAACAACCGGGAGGGCGGAGAGGAGGTGGACACCCGCCGCTGCTTTATGGGGCGAGAGCGTTTCGAGGCCATGCGCCGCTTCCTCCCGCCCGAGGTGGTGATCCTGGGGATCGATGAGCACACCATGGCCGTGTTCGATTTCCAGAAGGGGAGTGTAGAGGTGCTGGGACTGGGTCAGGTGACGATCCTACGCGGAAGGGAGGTCCGGGAGGTGGGAGCCGGTGACGCGTTTCCCATCGAGTGGTTGGGGGAGGTCCGCCTCCCGCCTCCGATCGAAGTGGTCCCCCCGCCAGGGGCCCCGGGCTTCCCCCGGCCGGTGCTGCCGCCGGAGGTGGCCGCGCTGATCCGGGAGCGGGAGGCTGCCCGGCGGCGTCGGGATTGGGCGACGGCGGATGCCCTGCGGGAACGCCTGCGCGCCATGGGCTATGAGGTGCAGGACACCCGGGAGGGCCCGCGCTGGCGCCCCCTCGATGATCCCACCGCGCCATGGCAACCCCTCGAGGAAACCCCATCGCATGCCTCCGGATGA
- a CDS encoding ABC transporter substrate-binding protein translates to MCCRIGRLLIAVALLSAWLVGCRPAAQAPVTLTIIMEEVPDTDVVRKLLPDFEKENPGIKVVIDAMPYDAMRDKILASFMAPKATYDVIIVDNPWMDEFVAGNFLEPLDDRIRGIPDYDFEDFVGPVREIGVVGGKVYGIPFYNYALGLIVRQDLFDDPAYQEAYQKKYGKPLAPPTTLEDYVRIAQFFKEQSGGKIYGAAMQPQRGYKVFEEWKNWLYAAGGNLLDEQGNVIIDRPEAVRALELYIEMYKTAAPPNSLNWGFDEALRAMAAGEAATMMSYNWMLPTLNNPQGPAGDLAGKFALYEVPGGKAVLGAWHWAIPRNAPNKDASWRFISWLTSKRMEKQRVILGGAPVRVSAMKDPEVWQKGFGQAYYETVLKILEDAEPLARGPKAEEIIQVVGTELNAAVAGEKTAEQALKDAAAQVRKILGK, encoded by the coding sequence ATGTGCTGCCGAATCGGACGCCTGCTCATCGCGGTCGCCTTGCTCAGCGCCTGGCTGGTGGGCTGCCGCCCGGCTGCCCAGGCCCCCGTCACGCTCACCATCATCATGGAGGAGGTCCCGGACACCGATGTGGTCCGCAAGCTCCTCCCCGACTTCGAGAAGGAGAACCCCGGCATCAAGGTGGTCATCGACGCGATGCCCTACGACGCCATGCGGGATAAGATCCTGGCCTCGTTCATGGCCCCTAAGGCGACCTACGACGTGATCATCGTGGACAACCCCTGGATGGATGAGTTCGTGGCCGGGAACTTCCTGGAGCCCCTGGACGACCGGATCCGGGGCATCCCGGATTACGACTTCGAGGACTTCGTGGGCCCGGTGCGGGAGATCGGGGTGGTGGGCGGCAAAGTCTACGGCATCCCCTTCTACAACTACGCTTTGGGCCTGATCGTACGCCAGGATCTCTTCGACGATCCTGCCTATCAGGAGGCCTATCAGAAGAAATACGGGAAGCCCTTGGCCCCGCCGACCACCCTGGAGGACTACGTGCGCATCGCCCAGTTCTTCAAGGAGCAGAGCGGCGGGAAGATCTACGGGGCGGCCATGCAGCCCCAGCGCGGTTACAAGGTGTTCGAGGAGTGGAAGAACTGGCTGTATGCCGCAGGCGGCAACTTGCTGGATGAGCAGGGCAACGTGATCATCGACCGGCCCGAGGCGGTGCGCGCTCTGGAGCTCTACATCGAGATGTATAAGACAGCGGCGCCGCCCAACTCCCTGAACTGGGGCTTCGACGAGGCCCTTCGGGCGATGGCGGCGGGGGAGGCCGCCACGATGATGAGCTACAACTGGATGCTGCCCACGCTGAACAACCCGCAAGGGCCCGCCGGTGACCTGGCCGGCAAGTTCGCCCTCTACGAGGTCCCCGGCGGGAAGGCGGTGCTCGGGGCCTGGCACTGGGCCATCCCCCGCAACGCGCCGAACAAAGACGCCTCCTGGCGTTTCATCTCCTGGCTCACCTCCAAGCGCATGGAGAAGCAACGGGTGATCCTGGGCGGCGCGCCGGTGCGGGTGAGCGCGATGAAAGATCCTGAGGTCTGGCAGAAGGGGTTCGGCCAGGCCTACTACGAGACCGTCCTGAAGATCCTTGAGGACGCCGAGCCGCTGGCCCGGGGCCCCAAGGCGGAGGAGATCATCCAGGTGGTGGGCACTGAGCTGAACGCCGCCGTGGCCGGGGAGAAGACCGCGGAACAGGCCCTCAAGGACGCCGCCGCGCAGGTTCGCAAGATCCTGGGGAAGTGA
- a CDS encoding ABC transporter permease, which produces MSGMSAMTAALRGIRGEARQVSRFLSTEMLLIFPFVLFVGIFEIYPIINMAYRSFFDLNGNFTLENYINAFTKPQFQMAIRNSLLFAAAASLVGGIGGTFVAALAVRLPARWRNLLLSLYALPMTLSGLVVAFAFIVLLGRNGVLNLLVRRAFGLPPTVYFNLYDWPGIVMVYAFFQIPLMTLSMAAVFENLDPNLIEAARNLGARPWQVWRYVVIPVLLPGFLAGMSIQFAGMMGAFGTVLALVGMAKNLLSLQIYSHASESTYNLPQAGALAMVLIAITGTALALLSWGARRLARRGL; this is translated from the coding sequence ATGTCCGGCATGAGCGCCATGACCGCCGCGCTGCGCGGGATCCGCGGAGAGGCACGCCAGGTGAGCCGCTTCCTCTCTACAGAGATGTTGTTGATCTTTCCCTTTGTGCTATTTGTAGGGATTTTTGAAATTTATCCTATTATAAATATGGCCTATCGAAGTTTTTTCGATTTAAACGGGAACTTCACGCTTGAAAATTACATCAATGCTTTCACCAAGCCGCAGTTTCAGATGGCGATTCGGAACAGCCTGCTGTTTGCCGCGGCGGCCAGCCTGGTGGGAGGGATTGGTGGGACTTTTGTGGCCGCCCTGGCGGTTCGGTTGCCGGCACGATGGCGCAATCTGTTGCTCTCCCTCTATGCGTTGCCGATGACGCTCTCGGGGTTGGTGGTGGCTTTCGCCTTCATCGTTCTGCTCGGCCGCAACGGTGTCCTGAACCTTCTGGTCCGGCGCGCCTTTGGCCTCCCGCCCACAGTTTATTTCAACCTTTATGATTGGCCGGGCATCGTGATGGTTTACGCCTTCTTCCAGATCCCCTTGATGACCCTGAGCATGGCCGCGGTTTTTGAGAACCTGGATCCCAACTTGATTGAGGCGGCTCGCAACCTGGGAGCCCGGCCCTGGCAGGTCTGGCGCTACGTGGTGATCCCGGTGCTGCTCCCTGGCTTTCTGGCCGGGATGAGCATCCAGTTCGCCGGGATGATGGGGGCCTTCGGGACGGTGCTGGCCCTGGTGGGGATGGCGAAGAATCTGCTCTCCTTGCAGATTTACTCCCACGCCTCCGAGTCGACTTATAACCTGCCTCAGGCGGGGGCGCTGGCGATGGTGCTGATCGCCATCACTGGTACAGCGCTGGCCCTGCTGAGCTGGGGTGCCCGGCGCCTCGCCCGGAGGGGGCTATGA
- a CDS encoding DeoR/GlpR family DNA-binding transcription regulator, translating into MWAARREQILQILSERSFATAEELAQLTGASLPTIRRDLQAMAEEGLIVRTRGGASLGTPGIGHEIPYLTRARVQLPEKRAIARAALEFIREGDVIALDVGSTTFELARLLRPRRNLTVFTASVPIAQLLANTEVVVFLLGGQLRKKELSIVGPLALRMAAQFYYDRFFMGVAGLHPEAGCTDFSLDDVEVKKVFLERAREIIVLADHTKLGHISFTAICPVQRVHQVITDAGADPQVVDRLRELGVEVRVVPVTEDRAAGRRGRMAHRH; encoded by the coding sequence ATGTGGGCGGCCCGTCGGGAGCAGATCCTCCAGATCCTGAGCGAGCGGTCCTTTGCGACGGCTGAGGAGCTGGCCCAGCTGACGGGGGCTTCGCTGCCGACCATCCGTCGGGATCTCCAGGCCATGGCGGAGGAGGGGCTGATTGTCCGGACCCGTGGTGGGGCCTCCCTGGGGACGCCGGGCATCGGCCATGAGATCCCCTATCTGACCCGGGCTCGGGTTCAGCTGCCGGAGAAGCGGGCCATCGCCCGGGCGGCCCTGGAGTTCATCCGGGAAGGGGATGTGATCGCCTTAGATGTGGGCTCCACCACCTTCGAGCTGGCCCGGCTCCTGCGCCCCCGACGGAACCTTACGGTGTTCACCGCTTCTGTCCCCATTGCCCAGCTCCTGGCCAACACGGAGGTTGTCGTCTTTCTCCTGGGCGGCCAGCTGCGCAAGAAGGAGCTCTCCATCGTGGGGCCCCTGGCGCTGCGGATGGCGGCCCAGTTCTATTACGACCGCTTCTTCATGGGTGTGGCCGGCCTGCATCCGGAGGCCGGTTGCACGGACTTCAGCCTGGACGATGTGGAGGTTAAGAAGGTCTTCTTGGAGCGAGCCCGCGAGATCATCGTCCTCGCGGATCACACCAAGCTGGGGCATATCTCCTTCACCGCCATCTGTCCGGTCCAGCGGGTGCACCAAGTGATCACGGATGCGGGGGCGGACCCCCAGGTCGTCGACCGGTTGCGGGAGCTGGGCGTGGAGGTGCGGGTGGTGCCGGTCACGGAGGATCGCGCGGCCGGCCGACGGGGTCGCATGGCCCATCGCCATTAA
- a CDS encoding ABC transporter substrate-binding protein yields MRDKGLSVMVLVALLLAACAPAATPTPAPAPATPTPAPASPTPVPPTPTKTLEQMSYEERIAFLAEKAKAEGGVINSYGMPEIWANYGGIYAEFKKRFGITQQDIDMGSSVVLARMTEENASKNDVADLKPAFAAELAKRGLTADYKVSCWDKLPEGQKGQDPNTGSVWYVGYKGTLGWIVNTNLVKKVPRSWKELENPEYKNMIAYLDPRATGTGVNTVEAAAYAVSGDPYNYKAGAEFLGRLHKMGLVATVDPKVTVDKFQRGEVGILINFDYNLLKWKEELGVPSEVVIPADGTIASGGGVIIAKNAPHPYTARLFMEFLLCGDGQKLYAQGFVTPIRPDVELPPEVAAKFPPKEAYAKVVMIDYAKDAAISEDLKKAWAEATGAP; encoded by the coding sequence ATGCGAGATAAAGGGCTTTCTGTGATGGTTCTGGTGGCGCTGTTGCTGGCCGCCTGTGCCCCGGCGGCCACGCCGACCCCGGCCCCTGCCCCGGCCACTCCGACGCCGGCTCCGGCCTCTCCCACGCCGGTGCCGCCCACGCCGACTAAGACCCTGGAGCAGATGAGCTATGAGGAGCGCATCGCCTTCCTGGCGGAGAAGGCGAAGGCGGAGGGCGGGGTGATCAACTCCTACGGGATGCCGGAGATCTGGGCCAATTACGGCGGCATCTACGCGGAGTTCAAGAAGCGCTTTGGTATTACCCAGCAGGATATCGATATGGGCAGCTCTGTAGTGCTGGCGCGCATGACCGAGGAGAACGCCAGCAAGAACGACGTCGCTGACCTTAAGCCGGCCTTCGCGGCCGAGCTGGCCAAGCGAGGCCTCACCGCGGATTACAAGGTCTCCTGCTGGGACAAGCTCCCCGAGGGTCAGAAGGGCCAGGATCCCAACACGGGGTCCGTCTGGTATGTCGGTTACAAGGGGACTCTGGGCTGGATCGTGAACACGAACCTGGTCAAGAAGGTCCCGCGGAGCTGGAAGGAGCTGGAGAACCCTGAATACAAGAACATGATCGCCTATCTGGATCCGCGGGCGACCGGCACCGGGGTCAACACCGTAGAGGCGGCGGCCTATGCGGTGAGCGGCGATCCTTACAATTACAAGGCCGGCGCGGAGTTCCTGGGCCGTCTGCATAAGATGGGCCTGGTGGCTACGGTGGACCCCAAAGTGACGGTGGACAAGTTCCAGCGGGGCGAGGTGGGGATCCTGATCAACTTCGACTACAACTTGCTCAAGTGGAAGGAGGAGCTGGGCGTGCCCAGCGAGGTGGTGATCCCGGCGGACGGGACCATCGCCAGCGGGGGCGGGGTGATCATCGCCAAGAACGCGCCGCATCCTTACACGGCCCGTCTGTTTATGGAGTTCCTCCTCTGCGGCGATGGCCAGAAACTCTACGCGCAGGGCTTTGTTACGCCGATCCGGCCGGATGTGGAGCTCCCGCCGGAGGTGGCAGCGAAGTTCCCGCCTAAGGAGGCCTACGCCAAGGTGGTCATGATCGATTACGCCAAGGATGCTGCCATCTCGGAGGATCTGAAGAAGGCCTGGGCGGAGGCCACCGGAGCCCCATAA
- a CDS encoding ABC transporter permease — protein sequence MIRWILFVFLVLYIVVPLLMPIIFSFSVFWQDILPQGFTLRWYEAILTRPANYEALLVSLTVASGAVLLNLLITVPAAYALNRAGPGWGQRLREGAMILPLLFPPLVVGTALLQAFTRPPLALTGTIWMVIIAHAILGFPFMFRIVLAAFQTIDERTLSEAAASLGATFWQRMRYVLIPNVMPGILSGALLVFAISMGEFEVTSMVAGFTAQTLPLRLFQQIRNDMRIASAITAFLIYVSFLSFVLMTYLGARMRRLRAS from the coding sequence ATGATCCGCTGGATCCTGTTTGTCTTCCTGGTGTTGTACATTGTGGTGCCTCTTCTGATGCCCATTATCTTCTCTTTCAGTGTCTTCTGGCAGGACATCCTGCCTCAGGGGTTCACCCTACGCTGGTATGAGGCGATCCTCACCCGTCCGGCCAACTATGAGGCCTTGCTGGTCTCGCTGACCGTGGCCTCCGGGGCTGTCCTGCTGAACCTGCTGATCACAGTGCCGGCGGCATATGCCCTGAACCGGGCGGGGCCAGGCTGGGGGCAGCGGCTGCGGGAAGGGGCGATGATCCTCCCCCTCCTGTTCCCGCCCCTGGTGGTGGGCACGGCCCTCCTCCAGGCCTTCACCCGACCGCCCCTGGCCCTCACGGGAACCATCTGGATGGTCATCATCGCGCACGCGATCTTAGGCTTCCCGTTCATGTTCCGCATCGTCCTGGCCGCTTTTCAGACCATCGACGAGCGCACCCTCAGCGAGGCGGCGGCCAGCCTGGGGGCCACCTTCTGGCAGCGGATGCGTTATGTGCTGATCCCGAACGTCATGCCTGGCATCCTCTCCGGAGCCCTCCTGGTGTTCGCCATCAGCATGGGGGAGTTCGAGGTCACCTCAATGGTGGCCGGTTTCACGGCCCAGACCCTCCCCCTGCGCCTCTTCCAGCAGATCCGGAACGATATGCGCATCGCCTCGGCGATCACGGCTTTTCTGATCTACGTTTCCTTCCTCTCCTTCGTGCTGATGACCTACCTAGGCGCACGCATGCGCCGCCTGCGCGCTTCATGA